The following proteins are encoded in a genomic region of Glycine max cultivar Williams 82 chromosome 18, Glycine_max_v4.0, whole genome shotgun sequence:
- the LOC113000184 gene encoding uncharacterized protein: MRKPLDFQEGEHVFLKVYPVTGVGRALKSRKLTPKYLGPYQILKKVGPVAYQIALPPSLSNLHLVFHVSQLRRYNPDPSHILAVDKLQVKDNLTYKAQPQKIIDRRMKSLRGKEITLVKVQWGPDEGDSTWELEHRMRELYPNSTEESGPEGIATGGGSSS; this comes from the exons ATGAGGAAGCCATTGgattttcaggaaggagaacatgtgtttttgaaggtttaTCCTGTAACCGGGGTCGGAAGAGCTCTCAAATCTAGGAAGTTGACGCCCAAGTATTTAGGTCCgtatcagattttgaagaaggtggggcctgtagcttatcaaATCGCTTTACCTCCGAGTTTATCGAATTTGCATCTtgtgtttcatgtctctcaactgagacggtACAACCCGGATCCATCACATATACTTGCAGTGGACAAGTTacaggtgaaggataaccttacctataaagcacaacctcagaagatTATTGATCGAAGAATGAAGTCgttgagaggaaaggagatcACGTTGGTGAAAGTGCAGTGGGGACCCGATGAGGGTGATTCAACCTGGGAATTAGAGCATaggatgagagaattgtacccaa actccaCGGAGGAGAGCGGTCCTGAGGGGATAGCAACTGGTGGAGGTTCTTCATCGtag